Sequence from the Aneurinibacillus sp. REN35 genome:
AAACTATCTTATCTTGTATAAGGCCCTCTCTTATTGTGATTAAATAGGAATGAATACTTTTTGAATTACTTTTAGACATTTGCGAACCTTTAAATACAACAAATCCTTCTTCACTATATTCGCCTTTTGCCTCTAGTCCCTTTCCCCTGCAATAAAAAATGTTGTTTTTCTCCTCTTCTTCGGTTGTCTCTTTCGTTTTTCTCAATTCATCTAGAATAGGATAGCCAAAGGTAGACAATAAAACCTTCAATGTTTCAAAAATGTCAATTAAATCGTATTTTCTCCATTCTGGAACAAACGAGCTTACAGGGATGGTTTGATCTAATTTATAACGGTTCACCTCTTGAGCTTTTTCAAAAGATAACCGTTCTAAAAATTTCACGTCAGTTTTTGTAAATTGATTTTGATTATTGTTATTAACAATAATAATAGCAACTTCCCAAAAGTCTTTCTCACGATTATGTTGTTTAAGACGTTCAAAGCAGTTTTCAGCTTCCCCTATATAAGCTTTTAATGTAGCTTCATCCTCTTCTTGTCCAAAAAGGAAATATAGTCCGACATTCATAACTTCAGGACGTTTACTTGCTTCGTTTAATTTGTTTCTTGGAATAAATACTGCCTGCACGGTTCTATTTGTAATCTCGGCTATTTTAATTCCCGTGGGTGATCCAAATGGTAAAAAAATCTGTATTG
This genomic interval carries:
- a CDS encoding GIY-YIG nuclease family protein, whose protein sequence is MQGRTIQIFLPFGSPTGIKIAEITNRTVQAVFIPRNKLNEASKRPEVMNVGLYFLFGQEEDEATLKAYIGEAENCFERLKQHNREKDFWEVAIIIVNNNNQNQFTKTDVKFLERLSFEKAQEVNRYKLDQTIPVSSFVPEWRKYDLIDIFETLKVLLSTFGYPILDELRKTKETTEEEEKNNIFYCRGKGLEAKGEYSEEGFVVFKGSQMSKSNSKSIHSYLITIREGLIQDKIVSLCEEKYLFQKDYLFTSPSRAAAIVLGRNANGWIEWKNGEGLTLDTIKRKSLN